The following are encoded in a window of Lampris incognitus isolate fLamInc1 chromosome 15, fLamInc1.hap2, whole genome shotgun sequence genomic DNA:
- the gnpat2 gene encoding dihydroxyacetone phosphate acyltransferase codes for MDSGRPCPEDEEFVDILEERRQNCDLGHAFRTFKPRPFGGALHCSAADLSTAVLESQYLRYITREIAMETGSSEEAVKEEAHGILQEMSHNLQLGFIRLLGFTLSKVFKRLFSSICINMEGVNRLQQAIQECPVILMPNHRSYVDFLVISYILFTYDIPVPVIAAGVPLAGMKMIGEILRRSGAFFIRRAIGTDKLYWAVLSEYVKTIVRRGFAPLEFYVEGLRSRTLKSLTPKLGMMHMVLEPYFKGEVYDIMLVPISISYDRVLEESLLAHELLGIPKPKESTMALLKANRVLQEGYGSMHVNFGHPLSVRQLSEGRIDRRQYNLVPRDLPQKPSVETQACVSWLASLVVHLQERGSVLSPWSIMACLLLQIPTATLIKEGLAWEQLIQRTIWLRKLALTFGARFNWPEHVPDSEVMSSSMALHRSVVLRKGGHVHLLEEEEPAGKQPISPEEGVARRAAAVLMVASYRNQALHVFVLPALLAVAMHVTKSTQRDELFTFFSFLQDIFSNELIFIPGCFTQDFEEACTMLEKCGAVQTSQQEVIETEMGLQTTSFLRALLQPFIDSYQVVFSHLCEDDIKVFSEKHFVRALHNLATRLILSGELHSYEALSSDTQKNVLSALLRLEAVTKLRFVEQNEYRVNKAAVRRLGDMLSGKIPPQMLTMAPDARL; via the exons atggATTCAGGCAGACCATGCCCGGAGGATGAGGAGTTCGTGGACATTTTGGAGGAGAGGAGGCAAAACTGTGACCTCGGACACGCTTTCAGGACCTTTAAGCCTCGGCCATTTGGAGGAGCCCTGCACTGCTCAGCTGCTGACCTCAGCACAGCCGTACTGGAGTCCCAGTACCTGCGCTACATCACCAGGGAG ATTGCCATGGAAACCGGGTCATCGGAGGAGGCGGTGAAAGAGGAGGCTCATGGGATACTGCAGGAAATGTCTCACAACTTGCAGCTGGGCTTCATCCGGCTGCTTGGCTTCACCCTCAGCAAGGTGTTCAAGAGACTGTTCTCAAGCATCTGCATCAACATGGAGGGAGTCAACAGG CTCCAGCAAGCCATTCAGGAATGTCCTGTGATCCTGATGCCCAATCACAGGAGTTATGTGGACTTCCTGGTTATCTCCTACATCCTATTCACCTATGACATTCCTGTACCAGTTATAGCTGCTGGAGTTC CTCTTGCAGGGATGAAGATGATAGGGGAGATACTACGTCGCTCTGGTGCTTTCTTCATCCGTCGTGCTATTGGCACCGACAAGTTATACTGGGCTGTGCTTTCAGAATATGTCAAAACCATTGTCAGA AGAGGATTTGCTCCTTTGGAGTTCTATGTGGAAGGCCTGCGGAGTCGCACACTTAAGTCCCTGACACCCAAGTTAG GTATGATGCACATGGTACTGGAGCCTTATTTTAAAGGTGAAGTGTATGATATCATGCTCGTGCCCATCAGTATTAGCTATGACCGAGTGCTAGAGGAATCACTGCTGGCTCATGAGTTGCTGGGCATACCCAAGCCCAAAGAGTCCACAATG GCTCTGCTGAAGGCTAACAGAGTGCTACAGGAGGGCTATGGCAGTATGCATGTGAACTTTGGCCACCCACTCTCTGTCAGACAGTTGTCTGAAGGCAGGATTGACCGCCGCCAATACAACCTCGTACCTAG AGATCTTCCCCAGAAGCCCAGTGTTGAGACACAGGCCTGTGTAAGTTGGCTGGCCAGTTTGGTGGTGCATTTACAGGAGAGGGGCTCTGTCCTCAGCCCGTGGTCCATCATGGCCTGTCTGTTGCTCCAGATCCCCACTGCCACCCTCATTAAAGAAGGTCTGGCATGGGAACAACTCATCCAGAGGACCATCTGGCTCAGGAAGCTCGCACTGACCTTTGGGGCACGATTTAACTGGCCTG AACACGTCCCTGACTCCGAGGTGATGTCATCCAGCATGGCCCTACATCGTTCTGTGGTTCTCCGAAAAGGTGGACACGTCCACCTACTTGAGGAGGAGGAGCCTGCAGGGAAGCAGCCGATCAGCCCAGAGGAGGGCGTGGCCAGGAGAGCGGCAGCGGTACTTATGGTGGCATCCTATAGGAATCAGGCGCTGCACGTCTTTGTTCTTCCAGCTTTGCTGGCCGTAGCCATGCATGTCACAAAGAGCACACAGAGAG ATGAGCTCTTCACCTTTTTCAGCTTCCTACAAGACATCTTCTCCAATGAATTAATTTTTATCCCTGGCTGTTTCACTCAG GACTTTGAGGAGGCTTGTACCATGCTGGAGAAATGCGGTGCTGTCCAGACCAGTCAACAGGAAGTGATAGAGACAGAgatggggctgcagactacatccTTCCTGCGGGCTCTGCTACAACCTTTCATCGACTCTTACCAG GTGGTGTTCAGTCACCTGTGTGAGGATGACATTAAGGTGTTCTCAGAGAAACACTTTGTACGCGCCTTACACAACCTGGCCACCAGGCTCATCCTCTCAG GTGAGCTTCACTCCTATGAGGCGCTTTCATCCGATACCCAAAAAAACGTTTTGTCTGCCCTGCTGAGACTGGAGGCCGTAACAAAGTTGAGGTT TGTTGAGCAGAATGAATACAGGGTCAACAAAGCGGCCGTCAGGAGATTGGGAGACATGCTCT CTGGTAAAATCCCACCCCAGATGCTCACGATGGCACCTGACGCAAGACTTTAG
- the LOC130124705 gene encoding LOW QUALITY PROTEIN: phosphatidate phosphatase LPIN1-like (The sequence of the model RefSeq protein was modified relative to this genomic sequence to represent the inferred CDS: deleted 1 base in 1 codon; substituted 1 base at 1 genomic stop codon), which yields MISAEDFEELQEAEHDANETTWSWTRQTMNYVGQLAGQVFVQVKELYRGLNPATLSGCIDVIVVRQPDDSLQCSPFHVRFGKMGVLRSREKVVDIEINGEPVDLHMKLGENGEAFFVQETENDQEVVPSYLATSPIMSDGAALMSSSLMGKSSGPPIQTLGSTGGTGDGSSGMKKRRKRRRKARSDNMRREESGDYSEDEDMFTIDISSDEGKEMESNRISTRDAFGEEGTVGSTNSSYKQTGVYAHSDGDWSPVQSPSSSRPTTPKSDSELMIKPSESADQNPAMLWAWGELPQAAMPVFLPAKSDPHPVCPISIHVSESTHFRVIPCETSSRNHENCTEMSPLRMLMSEDTSAKETTVVTIGVDSETMTMESHPTVTETQGSSPPPAAGAARMMSEMEENNTLPRPLAKTDSPSKKKDKRSRHLGSDGIYLDDITELDPEVAALYFPKSESFATVRSSSDQGLRSASLSPQSVSSGGDSGVDSYCDQMADLPSIGISLCGGLTDNREITKEQFQRKAVSYQKFAENPSIIDDPNLVVKIGSKYYNWSTAAPLMLAMQAFQKPLPKATVENIMKEKMPKKGGRWWFSWRGRNSSVKSDSASEHGGCCAAEQTGNMAAMGRHKEESSSSDEDDIAGKQSSSSVESEVAGVSYKKTLRLTSEQLLSLQLKDGPNDVVFSVTTQYQGTCRCQGTIYLWNWDDKIVISDIDGTITRSDTLGHILPTLGKDWTHQGIAHLYHKVSQXALKFLYCSARAIGMAGMTRGYLHWVNERGTMLPMGPVLLSPSSLFSALHREVIEKKPEKFKVECLTDIKNLFYPNTQPFYAAFGNRPTDVYSYKEVGGPLNRIFTVNPKGELVQEHAKTNISSYVRLGEVVDHVFPLKMRSSSSDFPCSDTYSHFTYWREQLLPVESHGTTPPPSPSTTRS from the exons ACTCGTCAGACCATGAATTACGTGGGCCAGTTGGCGGGCCAGGTGTTTGTCCAGGTCAAGGAGCTGTACCGGGGACTGAACCCCGCCACGCTGTCCGGCTGCATCGATGTCATCGTGGTCAGACAGCCCGATGACTCCCTGCAGTGCTCACCTTTCCACGTGCGCTTTGGCAAAATGGGGGTCCTTCGCTCACGAGAGAAAGTG GTGGACATCGAGATCAACGGTGAGCCAGTGGATCTGCATATGAAGCTGGGGGAGAATGGGGAGGCTTTTTTCGTCCAGGAAACAGAAAATGATCAG GAAGTGGTTCCCTCCTACCTGGCAACCTCACCTATTATGTCGGATGGTGCTGCTTTGATGAGCTCCTCCCTGATGGGGAAGAGCTCGGGACCACCCATACAGACCCTGGGCTCCACGGGGGGCACTGGAGATGGCAGTAGcgggatgaagaagaggaggaagaggaggaggaaggcacGGTCAGACAACATGAGGAGGGAGGAGAGCGGAGACTACTCCGAGGACGAGGACATGTTCACCATTGACATCAGCTCGGATGAAGGAAAGGAGATGGAGAGCAACAG GATTTCAACCCGAGATGCCTTTGGGGAGGAAGGAACAGTTGGTTCAACCAACAGTTCTTACAAACAAACCGGTGTGTACGCCCACTCTGATGGGGACTGGAGCCCTGTACAGAG CCCTAGTAGCTCTCGGCCCACTACTCCCAAAAGTGACTCTGAACTGATGATCAAACCATCAGAATCAGCCGATCAGAACCCAGCTATGCTTTGGGCATGGGGGGAGTTGCCACAGGCTGCCATG CCAGTGTTCCTTCCAGCAAAATCTGATCCGCACCCAGTTTGTCCCATATCAATCCATGTGTCGGAAAGCACACACTTCCGTGTGATTCCGTGTGAGACGTCCTCAAGAAATCATGAAAACTGTACTGAAATGTCCCCACTCCGAATGCTCATGTCCGAGGACACATCAGCCAAAGAAACAACGGTGGTCACCATCGGGGTGGACTCAGAAACCATGACTATGGAATCACATCCAACAGTAACAGAGACGCAGGGCAGCTCCCCGCCACCGGCAGCAGGAGCAGCTCGTATGATGTCAGAAATGGAGGAGAATAACACGTTGCCCCGCCCACTCGCCAAAACAGACTCTCCATCGAAGAAAAAAG ACAAGAGGAGCCGCCATCTTGGTTCGGATGGAATTTATCTGGATGACATCACAGAACTCGATCCTGAGGTTGCAGCACTGTATTTTCCTAAGAG TGAGAGTTTTGCTACCGTGAGAAGCAGCTCAGACCAGGGCCTGCGAAGTGCCAGCCTGTCGCCACAGTCAGTCAGCTCAGGAGGAGACAGTGGGGTGGACAGCTACTGCGACCAGATGGCTGACCTGCCCTCTATCGGCATCTCATTGTGTGGAGGACTCACTGACAACAGGGAGATAACTAAAG AGCAGTTCCAAAGGAAAGCTGTGTCCTATCAGAAGTTTGCAGAGAATCCCTCGATCATTGATGATCCTAATTTAGTGGTGAAAATTGGCTCCAA ATACTATAATTGGAGCACTGCGGCGCCACTTATGCTGGCAATGCAAGCCTTCCAGAAACCTCTGCCAAAG GCTACGGTGGAGAACATCATGAAGGAGAAGATGCCCAAgaaaggagggaggtggtggttcTCCTGGAGAGGCAGAAACAGCAGTGTTAAGTCG GATTCAGCTTCTGAGCACGGCGGATGCTGCGCTGCCGAGCAGACGGGGAATATGGCTGCCATGGGCAG acATAAAGAGGAGTCATCCTCCAGTGATGAAGATGACATTGCAGGAAAGCAGAGCTCTTCTTCCGTTGAGTCAGAGGTAGCGGGTGTGTCCTACAAGAAGACACTCCGCCTCACATCAGAGCAACTG TTGTCGCTCCAGCTGAAGGACGGTCCTAATGACGTTGTGTTCAGTGTGACCACCCAGTACCAGGGTACTTGCCGGTGCCAGGGAACCATCTACCTGTGGAACTGGGATGATAAAATAGTTATTTCTGACATAGATGGAACCATCACTAG GTCAGACACCTTGGGCCATATCCTGCCTACACTTGGGAAAGACTGGACCCACCAGGGCATTGCCCATCTCTACCACAAAGTCAGCCAGTAAGCACTA AAGTTCCTGTACTGTTCAGCCAGAGCCATAGGCATGGCTGGCATGACAAGAGGCTACCTCCACTGGGTCAATGAGAGAGGCACCATGCTTCCAATGGGCCCAGTCCTGCTCAGCCCCAGCAGTCTCTTCTCTGCCCTGCACAG GGAAGTGATTGAGAAGAAACCAGAGAAGTTCAAGGTGGAGTGTCTGACGGACATCAAGAACCTCTTCTACCCCAACACACAGCCCTTCTACGCAGCCTTTGGCAACAGACCCACG GATGTATACTCTTATAAAGAGGTCGGGGGTCCA TTGAACAGGATCTTCACCGTCAACCCTAAAGGAGAACTAGTGCAGGAGCACGCCAAGACCAACATCTCATC ATACGTGCGTCTGGGGGAGGTGGTCGACCACGTCTTCCCCTTGAAGATGCGATCCAGCTCGTCAGACTTCCCTTGCTCAGACACTTACAGCCACTTCACCTACTGGAGGGAGCAGCTTCTCCCAGTGGAAAGCCATGGAACTACACCTCCACCGAGCCCCAGTACCACCAGGAGCTGA